One Gaiella occulta genomic region harbors:
- a CDS encoding helicase HerA domain-containing protein encodes MTTAYVTQNRVERAARDIVAGAAETLDLASPWVEPYPIQRLLGEALPRVRAGELAVRLVYRVAEESDLRITDLSALEALAAEGVQMRYSRRLHAKLVIADRERALVGSSNLTRRGGYGYDGRPLWRNEEGGLLVDGDAAADAASHFDRIWEEADELGPDLLGVVMDFPSVRELRFVAVREVSVGQLVVASDAAETTVVGEIRELTAYNESFPQMTEEMFLSQGLGGAPPRRINVPDIPSLFSHPVKDHGFLVAKTFFRPESAFTIARVRVLRRVRGGRGGTATVPVPPGSDVRAPSAALLRRLLGDGDVRLGRLAGHAEVGVWLRSDEILSKHLAVLGMTGSGKSNAVKHVLRTLAARGGLRVFVVDTHGEYATAAATIDGGAVLLDVSIPDRIDMLDWEMVKERFAVERMTAAIKKELRAAAAQAHEPSAFAGLLAGSGNDVVQDIADAVAADPGGFCVGKEEPRVVHEGGDDEADLSAPGLYVLDLRQTETFVVRSRKCAVLAERVFREAKSGGLPPALLVVDEAHNYVPERTTGYMAEAARHGSLGALTTVAVEGRKFGVGLVIVSQRPSRIAKDVLAQMNSQLVFRLCNLEDIGYVRESFEAADETFVMELSHLDTGVCICAGTMIEMSVRCDVPLFAPRRSFDLGAAALPAAAVLEEAVAGALPAAALVEEGEELVVFSGPEAEVTLRAEGGGHALDVDCADEKLAERVRAAVEHALAPVQPLSKSASTGLPEDA; translated from the coding sequence ATGACGACCGCCTACGTCACCCAGAATCGCGTCGAGCGCGCCGCCCGCGACATCGTCGCCGGCGCCGCGGAGACGCTCGACCTCGCCTCGCCGTGGGTCGAGCCGTACCCGATCCAGAGGCTCCTCGGCGAGGCTCTCCCGCGCGTCCGCGCGGGCGAGCTGGCCGTGCGCCTCGTCTACCGCGTCGCCGAGGAGAGCGACCTGCGCATCACCGACCTCTCGGCGCTCGAGGCGCTCGCCGCCGAGGGCGTGCAGATGCGCTACTCGCGCCGCCTGCACGCCAAGCTCGTGATCGCCGACCGGGAGCGCGCGCTCGTCGGCTCGAGCAACCTCACCCGCCGCGGCGGCTACGGCTACGACGGCCGTCCGCTCTGGCGCAACGAGGAAGGCGGCCTCCTCGTCGACGGCGACGCAGCCGCGGACGCGGCTTCCCACTTCGACCGCATCTGGGAGGAGGCCGACGAGCTCGGGCCCGACCTGCTGGGCGTCGTCATGGACTTCCCGAGCGTGCGGGAGCTGCGTTTCGTCGCCGTGCGCGAGGTCTCCGTCGGCCAGCTCGTCGTCGCCAGCGACGCCGCGGAGACGACCGTGGTCGGCGAGATCCGGGAGCTGACCGCCTACAACGAGTCGTTCCCGCAGATGACGGAGGAGATGTTCCTCTCGCAGGGGCTCGGCGGCGCCCCGCCGCGGCGGATCAACGTCCCCGACATCCCCTCCCTCTTCTCCCATCCGGTCAAGGACCACGGCTTCCTCGTCGCGAAGACGTTCTTCCGCCCCGAGAGCGCCTTCACGATCGCCCGTGTCCGCGTCCTCCGCCGTGTGCGCGGAGGGCGCGGAGGGACGGCGACCGTTCCCGTCCCACCCGGCAGCGACGTGCGGGCCCCGTCCGCCGCGCTCCTGCGCCGGCTGCTCGGGGACGGCGACGTGCGTCTCGGCCGACTCGCCGGCCATGCCGAGGTCGGCGTCTGGCTGCGCAGCGACGAGATCCTGAGCAAGCACCTGGCCGTGCTCGGGATGACGGGATCGGGCAAGTCGAACGCGGTCAAGCACGTGCTGCGCACGCTCGCCGCGCGCGGCGGCCTGCGCGTCTTCGTCGTGGACACGCACGGCGAGTACGCGACCGCCGCCGCGACGATCGACGGCGGCGCCGTCCTGCTCGACGTCTCGATTCCCGACAGGATCGACATGCTCGACTGGGAGATGGTGAAGGAGCGCTTCGCCGTCGAGCGCATGACCGCCGCGATCAAGAAGGAGCTGCGCGCGGCGGCCGCTCAGGCACACGAGCCCTCCGCCTTCGCCGGCCTGCTCGCCGGCTCCGGCAACGACGTCGTGCAGGACATCGCCGACGCCGTCGCCGCCGATCCCGGAGGCTTCTGCGTCGGGAAGGAGGAGCCGCGGGTCGTGCACGAGGGTGGCGACGACGAGGCCGACCTCTCCGCCCCCGGCCTCTACGTCCTCGACCTGCGGCAGACCGAGACGTTCGTGGTGCGCTCGCGGAAGTGCGCGGTGCTCGCCGAGCGCGTCTTCCGCGAGGCGAAGAGCGGGGGGCTGCCGCCGGCCTTGCTCGTCGTGGACGAGGCGCACAACTACGTGCCCGAGCGCACGACCGGCTACATGGCCGAGGCGGCCCGCCACGGCTCGCTCGGCGCGCTGACGACGGTCGCCGTCGAGGGCAGGAAGTTCGGTGTCGGGCTCGTGATCGTCTCCCAGCGCCCGAGCCGCATCGCCAAGGACGTGCTCGCGCAGATGAACAGCCAGCTCGTCTTCCGGCTCTGCAACCTCGAGGACATCGGGTACGTAAGAGAATCGTTCGAGGCGGCTGATGAGACGTTCGTGATGGAGCTGTCGCACCTCGACACGGGCGTCTGCATCTGCGCCGGGACGATGATCGAGATGTCGGTCCGCTGCGACGTGCCGCTCTTCGCGCCGCGGCGCAGCTTCGACCTCGGCGCGGCCGCGCTGCCTGCGGCGGCGGTGCTGGAGGAGGCGGTCGCCGGCGCGCTGCCGGCGGCGGCGCTCGTCGAGGAGGGTGAGGAGCTCGTCGTCTTCTCGGGCCCGGAGGCGGAGGTGACGCTGCGCGCCGAGGGCGGCGGCCACGCGCTCGACGTGGACTGCGCGGACGAGAAGCTGGCGGAGCGCGTGCGGGCCGCGGTCGAACACGCTCTTGCGCCTGTGCAACCGCTCTCGAAATCGGCATCGACCGGGCTCCCCGAGGATGCGTGA
- a CDS encoding type II toxin-antitoxin system VapC family toxin, with translation MVAYFDASAFVKLAITEPHTDEVRAAWDGAQRRLSSQLLYAESRAALARAVRMSRLASPEAAAARALTELLWGGVERVAVTQSLVQRAGDLAEEHGLRGYDAVHLASFEEIADERTVLVASDGDLVSAAAARGFLTLPLPA, from the coding sequence GTGGTCGCCTACTTCGACGCCTCGGCGTTCGTGAAGCTCGCGATCACCGAGCCCCATACGGACGAGGTGCGCGCGGCGTGGGACGGTGCACAGCGGCGTCTCTCGTCGCAGCTCCTCTACGCGGAGTCCCGCGCGGCGCTTGCGCGGGCCGTTCGCATGTCCCGGCTCGCCTCTCCCGAGGCTGCCGCTGCGCGGGCGCTCACAGAGCTGTTGTGGGGCGGCGTCGAGCGAGTCGCGGTCACGCAATCGCTCGTCCAGCGGGCGGGCGACCTCGCCGAGGAGCACGGCCTGCGCGGCTACGACGCCGTCCATCTCGCCTCCTTCGAGGAGATCGCGGACGAGCGGACGGTGCTCGTCGCGAGCGACGGCGATCTCGTCTCGGCGGCGGCGGCGCGAGGTTTCCTCACGCTCCCGCTCCCAGCCTGA
- a CDS encoding type II toxin-antitoxin system Phd/YefM family antitoxin: MEVGIRALRADLSRWLKLVEAGEEIVVTDRGKPVAKITPANGRSKLDELIARGLVHPAPRPVREKLPPPIEAKGTVSDLVRD, encoded by the coding sequence ATGGAAGTCGGCATCCGGGCGCTTCGCGCCGACCTCTCCCGCTGGCTGAAGCTGGTCGAGGCCGGCGAGGAGATCGTCGTCACCGACCGTGGCAAGCCCGTCGCGAAGATCACGCCCGCGAACGGACGCTCGAAGCTCGACGAGCTGATCGCCCGCGGGCTGGTGCATCCGGCGCCGCGGCCGGTGCGCGAGAAGCTGCCGCCGCCGATCGAGGCCAAGGGCACGGTCAGCGACCTCGTGCGCGACTGA
- the cas7g gene encoding type I-G CRISPR-associated RAMP protein Csb1/Cas7g, translated as MTEARPLTFETLAAAVGGAGVALRSITALEPAGGPGDKVFPPTYQGGQYHLETRRVDDSEVQTVVLDSVQSQANRMELALLEARSRGVVAFPLVVADFSSELPHIGRISALEAPHRIADAIFRDSLLDGVRFRDSEPGKRFTSVSVRNATALLELCPTALVFGVWDSTGPRGGLGAKFARALVSEIVGFDAVIGRRTGSRIDVLPISSRTTVYRSDAEGYTTDLQRARKDERDQPELYVGRSKRGQGKPSALNLGNVTPDFARDERRGDPLPGGVTISRAVQTAVLSLAGLRKLAFPVDGARSDGSDDAARMLLAALGVAAIAFQREQGYDLRSRCLLVPTEPLAVEIVAANGGEPERFALDSAEAADLVAQATKGVREAGFAWSEEEIVLTPERKLVDLVKRSEELLTEAPDTDEDRAGVS; from the coding sequence ATGACAGAGGCTCGGCCTCTCACGTTCGAGACGCTCGCCGCTGCGGTGGGTGGCGCAGGCGTCGCACTCCGCTCGATCACCGCGCTTGAGCCCGCAGGCGGCCCCGGTGACAAGGTGTTCCCGCCCACGTACCAGGGCGGCCAGTACCACCTCGAGACACGACGGGTCGACGACTCCGAAGTGCAGACCGTCGTTCTCGACTCCGTGCAGTCGCAGGCGAATCGGATGGAGCTCGCGTTGCTGGAGGCTCGCTCCCGTGGGGTGGTCGCGTTCCCGTTGGTCGTCGCCGACTTCTCCAGCGAGCTTCCGCATATCGGGAGGATCTCGGCGCTCGAAGCCCCGCATCGCATCGCGGACGCGATCTTCCGCGACAGCCTCCTCGACGGTGTCCGGTTCCGCGACTCGGAGCCGGGCAAGCGCTTCACGTCCGTCAGCGTGCGGAATGCTACGGCCCTGCTCGAGCTGTGCCCGACCGCGCTCGTCTTCGGTGTGTGGGACTCGACTGGACCACGCGGCGGGCTCGGTGCGAAGTTCGCCCGCGCGCTCGTCTCGGAGATCGTAGGCTTCGACGCCGTGATCGGTCGCCGGACGGGTAGCCGTATCGATGTGTTGCCGATCTCCTCGCGCACTACTGTCTACCGCTCCGACGCCGAGGGTTATACGACGGATCTCCAGCGAGCGCGAAAGGACGAGAGGGATCAGCCCGAGTTGTACGTGGGGAGGTCGAAGCGGGGACAGGGGAAGCCCTCCGCGCTCAATCTCGGCAACGTCACGCCAGATTTCGCCCGCGACGAGCGTCGAGGCGACCCGCTTCCAGGTGGAGTGACGATCAGCCGTGCCGTCCAGACGGCCGTGCTCTCGCTCGCGGGGCTCCGCAAGCTCGCATTTCCGGTCGACGGCGCGCGCTCGGACGGGTCGGACGACGCCGCACGCATGCTGCTGGCGGCGCTCGGCGTGGCTGCGATCGCGTTCCAGCGTGAGCAGGGATACGACCTCCGCTCGCGGTGCCTTCTCGTTCCAACAGAGCCGCTCGCCGTCGAGATCGTGGCCGCGAACGGGGGCGAGCCGGAGCGGTTTGCGCTCGACTCAGCTGAAGCAGCCGATCTCGTCGCGCAGGCCACTAAGGGGGTCAGGGAGGCGGGGTTCGCCTGGAGTGAAGAGGAGATCGTCCTCACGCCCGAGCGGAAGCTCGTCGACCTCGTGAAGCGGAGCGAGGAGCTCCTCACCGAAGCACCTGACACCGATGAGGACAGAGCGGGGGTTAGTTGA
- the csb2 gene encoding type I-G CRISPR-associated protein Csb2, which yields MIALCVDFLTGRYVATRSDDRDEPEWPPHPARLFFALVNAWADGGKDRAEEAALRWLETQPSPAVCATGSDARQMVTVYVPPNDARNAEVIPERRSRQPRSFLSVTPHHALVTFFWPGADPPPGSRQALQRLAARTTYLGHSSSLVSVRVVDEAPEPAYVPVERGGTLTMRVPAIGQLDALEHAYCVYVDSGIRGRLPCADQSYGAPVSAVTETPASVFGEMIVFRRAGSSPHVPIEAAPLIAARLRAATMSKAGAEAPEVISGHGAAGGKSERPHVAYIAMPDVGHRHADGHLLGVAAVLPRGLTDGERAAIYRALLDVTHLTLGRAGRWELARVGVDQPARGLRAETWTAAAESWATATPIELDAFPDRPFGKEAEEIVARACERIGLPAPGEVTVGPDSVFHGVPPCHAFARHRPRSSRPRRPLVHAVVRFATPVSGPVLLGTGRYLGLGLLRPFRR from the coding sequence TTGATCGCCCTCTGCGTCGACTTCCTCACCGGCCGGTACGTTGCGACGAGGTCGGACGATCGCGACGAGCCGGAGTGGCCGCCGCACCCGGCCAGACTCTTCTTCGCGTTGGTCAACGCCTGGGCCGACGGGGGGAAAGACCGCGCCGAGGAGGCTGCGCTTCGATGGCTCGAGACCCAGCCGTCGCCTGCTGTGTGCGCCACCGGGTCCGATGCACGGCAGATGGTGACCGTCTACGTGCCGCCCAACGACGCTCGCAACGCCGAGGTTATTCCCGAGCGACGCTCACGGCAGCCTCGCAGCTTCCTCTCTGTCACGCCACACCACGCCCTGGTGACGTTCTTCTGGCCGGGCGCCGATCCGCCGCCGGGTAGCCGCCAGGCACTCCAGCGCCTGGCGGCTCGTACGACGTACCTCGGCCACTCGTCGTCGCTCGTCTCCGTTCGGGTGGTCGACGAGGCCCCGGAGCCCGCGTATGTTCCCGTCGAGCGTGGCGGGACGCTGACCATGCGGGTGCCGGCGATCGGTCAGCTCGACGCGCTCGAGCATGCGTACTGCGTCTACGTGGACTCGGGCATTCGTGGGCGACTTCCGTGTGCCGACCAGTCCTACGGTGCTCCCGTGTCCGCCGTGACCGAGACGCCCGCATCGGTATTCGGTGAGATGATCGTCTTCCGCCGGGCAGGATCCAGCCCGCACGTTCCGATCGAAGCCGCGCCACTGATCGCAGCGCGTCTTCGCGCGGCGACGATGAGCAAGGCCGGCGCGGAGGCCCCGGAGGTCATCAGCGGGCACGGCGCAGCAGGTGGCAAGAGCGAGCGCCCCCACGTGGCCTACATTGCGATGCCGGATGTCGGGCACCGTCACGCGGACGGACACCTGCTCGGGGTGGCGGCTGTACTCCCGCGCGGGCTGACCGATGGTGAGCGCGCTGCCATATACCGCGCGCTCCTCGACGTGACGCACTTGACGCTCGGGCGGGCCGGGCGCTGGGAGCTGGCGCGCGTCGGGGTAGATCAGCCGGCGCGAGGGCTTCGCGCCGAGACATGGACAGCGGCTGCAGAGTCCTGGGCGACGGCGACGCCGATTGAGCTCGACGCCTTTCCCGACCGGCCGTTCGGGAAGGAGGCCGAGGAGATCGTGGCGCGCGCCTGCGAACGGATCGGACTGCCCGCACCCGGAGAGGTGACGGTCGGCCCGGACTCGGTGTTCCACGGTGTCCCGCCGTGTCATGCCTTTGCTCGGCATCGCCCGAGGTCGAGCCGGCCGCGCCGGCCGCTCGTCCACGCCGTCGTCCGCTTCGCCACGCCCGTCTCGGGCCCCGTGCTGCTCGGCACAGGGCGATACCTCGGGCTTGGGCTTCTCCGTCCCTTCAGGCGGTGA